A genomic segment from Vagococcus zengguangii encodes:
- the asnA gene encoding aspartate--ammonia ligase, producing MKEIIIPSEYQSSLSIYETQTAIGFIKRCFEEAMTGSLKLKRVSAPLFVKQRSGLNDDLSGAERPVTFDVPALYHQSAEVVHSLAKWKRMALHQYDFHVGNGLYADMNAIRRDEELDNLHSIYVDQWDWERVISVEQRTEDYLKATVQGLVNAIGETASRVKTKYPSISTNINTNVSFITSQALEDLFPDLTPKEREHAYVKEHPTTFIMQIGDKLASGQPHDLRAPDYDDWTLNGDLLFWHEPLQCAMEISSMGIRVDATSLVSQLEKSRVMDRLNFEFHAKVVNNELPLTIGGGIGQSRLCMLLLEKVHIGEVQVSLWDAATLQACKGKVALL from the coding sequence ATGAAAGAAATAATAATTCCATCAGAATACCAGTCAAGTTTAAGTATTTATGAAACACAAACCGCTATCGGATTTATTAAACGTTGCTTCGAAGAGGCGATGACCGGTAGTTTAAAATTAAAACGTGTATCAGCGCCGTTATTTGTTAAACAACGATCGGGTTTAAATGACGACTTGAGTGGAGCGGAGCGTCCTGTAACGTTTGACGTGCCAGCTTTATACCATCAAAGCGCCGAAGTGGTGCACTCTTTAGCTAAATGGAAACGTATGGCGCTTCATCAGTATGATTTTCACGTAGGCAATGGTTTGTATGCGGATATGAATGCAATTCGTCGAGATGAAGAATTAGATAATTTACATTCTATCTACGTTGATCAGTGGGATTGGGAGCGAGTGATTTCTGTTGAGCAGCGTACGGAAGATTATTTGAAAGCAACTGTTCAGGGGCTGGTTAATGCTATTGGTGAAACTGCAAGTCGTGTGAAGACTAAATATCCAAGTATTAGTACAAACATTAACACGAATGTCTCATTTATTACCAGTCAAGCGTTGGAAGATTTATTCCCTGATTTAACGCCTAAAGAACGTGAGCATGCTTACGTAAAAGAACATCCAACAACATTCATCATGCAGATTGGTGATAAATTAGCGAGTGGTCAGCCGCATGATTTGCGAGCACCAGACTACGATGATTGGACACTGAATGGTGATTTATTATTTTGGCACGAACCACTTCAATGCGCGATGGAAATTTCAAGTATGGGGATTAGAGTAGATGCTACTTCTTTAGTCAGTCAATTAGAAAAATCACGCGTGATGGATCGGCTGAACTTTGAATTTCATGCTAAAGTGGTGAATAATGAACTGCCTTTAACAATCGGTGGCGGCATCGGTCAAAGTCGTCTATGTATGTTATTATTAGAAAAAGTTCACATTGGTGAAGTGCAAGTGTCATTGTGGGATGCTGCAACTCTTCAGGCTTGCAAAGGGAAAGTGGCATTGTTGTAA
- the nhaC gene encoding Na+/H+ antiporter NhaC, protein MNEKKQPSILEASIMLLIVVASIAMGVIGFKLSPNIAILFAIGLVMLYMVAKKMPFDLMHEGIIEGLKPGIIPIFIFILVAALIAVWIQAGIIPTLMVFGFNIISVKWFVPSVFIVCSIVGSAVGSAFTVMSTIGIAFFGIGSTLGLNPALVVGAIVSGAVFGDKMSPLSESTNLSAAIVEADLFKHIKNLMWSTIPAFVVSLILFAVLGINDTNASFENIEQVVDVLNTNFSISIWSLIPIALMLICAWKKIPAILTILLNIAAAVGMIVIQNPAIQLTDLGQLIDSGFVSNTGNNEIDLLLSRGGIESMMPTVSLIILTLSLGGLLMATGLISTVMNQVAKKLTSPGKLISMTLLTSIGVNIFIGEQFLSVILPGNAFKEVYKKVGLDPVVLGRTLEDGGTVINYLVPWGIAGSFVASTFGIDTLTYLPFVFFSLLSPVFSIISAFTGIGVKYTSIGMKNVLK, encoded by the coding sequence ATGAATGAGAAAAAACAACCAAGTATTTTAGAAGCTAGTATTATGTTATTAATCGTGGTGGCAAGTATTGCCATGGGGGTAATTGGATTTAAGCTGTCTCCAAATATTGCGATTTTATTTGCGATTGGTTTAGTGATGCTGTATATGGTTGCCAAGAAGATGCCGTTTGACCTGATGCATGAAGGAATTATTGAGGGACTGAAGCCGGGGATTATTCCAATTTTTATTTTTATCCTAGTAGCTGCTTTGATTGCTGTCTGGATTCAAGCGGGAATCATCCCGACGTTAATGGTTTTTGGGTTTAATATTATTAGTGTGAAGTGGTTTGTGCCATCGGTTTTCATTGTATGTTCCATCGTTGGCAGTGCAGTTGGCAGTGCGTTTACCGTTATGTCTACGATAGGGATTGCTTTCTTTGGAATTGGCTCAACACTTGGTCTTAATCCAGCGTTAGTCGTAGGGGCAATCGTATCAGGCGCGGTATTTGGCGATAAAATGTCGCCTCTATCAGAATCTACCAATTTATCGGCTGCGATTGTAGAAGCAGACTTATTCAAACACATTAAAAACTTAATGTGGTCAACAATTCCTGCGTTTGTCGTGTCCCTGATTTTATTTGCTGTTCTAGGTATTAACGACACCAATGCCAGCTTTGAAAATATTGAGCAAGTTGTCGATGTCTTGAACACTAATTTTAGCATTTCTATCTGGTCATTAATTCCAATTGCTTTAATGCTTATCTGTGCTTGGAAGAAAATTCCTGCTATTTTGACGATTTTACTTAATATTGCGGCGGCTGTGGGAATGATAGTGATTCAAAATCCGGCCATTCAATTAACAGACTTAGGTCAGTTAATCGACAGTGGTTTCGTTTCAAACACAGGTAATAACGAGATTGACTTACTACTGTCACGTGGTGGGATTGAAAGCATGATGCCGACTGTGTCTCTCATCATCTTAACGTTATCTTTAGGCGGATTATTAATGGCGACTGGTTTAATTTCGACAGTCATGAATCAAGTGGCCAAAAAATTAACGTCACCAGGTAAATTGATTTCAATGACACTTCTAACAAGTATTGGCGTGAATATTTTTATTGGCGAACAATTTTTATCCGTTATTTTACCGGGAAATGCCTTTAAAGAGGTATACAAAAAAGTAGGTTTAGATCCAGTTGTATTAGGGCGAACGTTGGAAGATGGCGGAACGGTAATTAATTACTTGGTACCTTGGGGAATTGCCGGAAGTTTTGTGGCAAGTACCTTTGGAATCGATACATTAACCTATTTACCGTTTGTGTTCTTTAGTTTGCTGTCACCAGTATTTTCTATTATCAGCGCATTTACAGGTATTGGGGTGAAATACACCTCTATTGGAATGAAAAATGTATTAAAATAG